In Tessaracoccus flavus, the following are encoded in one genomic region:
- a CDS encoding NAD(P)/FAD-dependent oxidoreductase, with the protein MASLLILGGGTAGTMAANLLRKHLPSEWTITVVDRDDDHHYQPGYLFVPFWMKPSRVSRNRWAQLSGGIEHIQAAVSRVVPDERRVNLADGRSLDYDWLIIASGSVPRHDLIPGLSDGPLWGTKIHDFYTLDGARRLAEALPDFEEGKILVHLAELPIKCPVAPLEFAFLLEDHFRKRGNRHKVDITYVTPLDGAFTKPVSAKAFGDLLEDRSIRLAADFTVSHVDNDTSRLVSYDGRELPFDLLVTIPPHTGAQFITDSGLGNDMGFVPVDKLTLRAKADDRIFVLGDASDIPTSKAGSVAHFATELFVDNFLAAIKGEPLPNEFDGHANCFLESGRGQALLLDFNYDTEPLPGEFPAPVVGPMKLLKRTRLNHLGKLAFEQIYWHMLLPGKRLPVPLKMSMAGKRQPDTAQKEK; encoded by the coding sequence ATGGCGTCATTGTTGATCCTCGGCGGCGGTACGGCCGGCACCATGGCCGCGAACCTGCTGCGTAAACACCTACCGTCCGAGTGGACGATCACCGTCGTCGACCGCGACGACGACCACCACTACCAACCCGGGTACCTCTTCGTCCCGTTCTGGATGAAGCCGTCACGGGTGAGCCGAAACCGTTGGGCACAGCTCAGCGGCGGCATCGAGCACATTCAGGCTGCGGTCAGCCGCGTCGTGCCCGACGAAAGACGCGTCAACCTGGCCGACGGCAGGAGCCTCGACTACGACTGGCTCATCATCGCGTCCGGATCGGTCCCCCGGCACGACCTGATCCCCGGGCTCTCCGACGGCCCGCTGTGGGGCACGAAGATCCACGACTTCTACACCCTCGACGGCGCACGCCGCCTCGCCGAGGCCCTCCCCGACTTCGAGGAGGGCAAGATCCTCGTCCACCTCGCCGAACTGCCCATCAAGTGCCCGGTGGCTCCGTTGGAGTTCGCCTTCCTGCTGGAAGACCACTTCCGCAAGCGCGGCAACCGGCACAAGGTCGACATCACCTACGTCACCCCGCTCGACGGCGCGTTCACCAAGCCGGTCTCCGCCAAGGCCTTCGGGGACCTCCTCGAGGACCGCAGTATCCGGCTGGCGGCCGACTTCACCGTCTCGCACGTCGACAACGACACCTCTCGCCTCGTCTCGTACGACGGCCGGGAGTTGCCGTTCGATCTGCTGGTGACCATCCCCCCGCACACCGGGGCGCAGTTCATCACGGACTCCGGGCTGGGCAACGACATGGGCTTCGTACCGGTCGACAAGTTGACGCTGCGAGCCAAGGCCGACGACCGCATCTTCGTACTGGGCGACGCCAGCGACATCCCGACGTCCAAGGCGGGATCGGTGGCGCACTTCGCCACCGAACTGTTCGTCGACAACTTCCTGGCCGCCATCAAGGGCGAGCCGCTGCCGAACGAGTTCGACGGCCACGCCAACTGCTTCCTCGAGTCCGGCCGCGGCCAGGCCCTGCTGCTCGACTTCAACTACGACACCGAACCGCTGCCGGGCGAGTTCCCGGCGCCCGTCGTCGGGCCCATGAAGCTGCTCAAGCGCACGCGCCTCAACCACCTCGGCAAGCTCGCCTTCGAGCAGATCTACTGGCACATGCTGTTGCCGGGCAAGCGGCTGCCGGTCCCCCTCAAAATGTCCATGGCGGGTAAGCGCCAGCCGGACACAGCCCAGAAGGAGAAGTGA